Proteins encoded within one genomic window of Burkholderiaceae bacterium:
- a CDS encoding 2-oxo-hepta-3-ene-1,7-dioic acid hydratase produces the protein MFSEDLIRQLAAELHQSEQTRAQVEHFSKRYPEMTIADGYSVSREWVRMKIAEGRRVRGHKIGLTSRAMQLSSQITEPDYGTLLDDMFFDQGSDIPFSRFIAPRVEVELAFVLGRPLRGPGVTIFDVLAATDYVVPALEIIDARIEQFDRHTRAPRKVFDTISDNAANAGIVTGGRPVRPDALDLRWVGALLYKNGVIEESGLAAAVLNHPANGVAWLANKLAAWDEDLAVGEIVLGGSFTRPTPAQAGDTFHADYGPLGAIAFRFI, from the coding sequence ATGTTTTCCGAAGACCTGATCCGGCAGCTCGCCGCCGAACTGCACCAGAGCGAGCAAACGCGGGCGCAGGTCGAGCATTTCTCCAAGCGCTACCCGGAGATGACGATCGCCGACGGCTACAGCGTCTCGCGCGAATGGGTGCGGATGAAGATCGCCGAGGGGCGCCGGGTGCGTGGCCACAAGATCGGCCTCACCTCGCGCGCGATGCAGCTCTCCAGCCAGATCACCGAACCCGACTACGGCACGCTGCTCGACGACATGTTCTTCGACCAGGGCAGCGACATCCCGTTCTCGCGCTTCATCGCGCCGCGCGTCGAGGTCGAGCTGGCGTTCGTGCTCGGGCGCCCGCTGCGTGGCCCGGGCGTGACGATCTTCGATGTGCTGGCCGCAACCGACTACGTGGTGCCGGCGCTGGAGATCATCGACGCGCGCATCGAGCAGTTCGACCGCCACACGCGCGCGCCGCGCAAGGTGTTCGACACGATTTCGGACAACGCGGCGAACGCCGGCATCGTCACCGGCGGGCGCCCGGTACGGCCCGATGCGCTCGACCTGCGCTGGGTCGGCGCGCTGCTGTACAAGAACGGCGTGATCGAGGAGTCGGGCCTCGCCGCCGCGGTGCTGAACCATCCGGCGAACGGCGTCGCCTGGCTCGCGAACAAGCTCGCCGCCTGGGACGAGGACCTGGCGGTCGGCGAGATCGTGCTCGGCGGCTCGTTCACCCGGCCGACGCCGGCGCAGGCCGGCGACACCTTCCATGCCGACTACGGGCCGCTGGGCGCAATCGCTTTTCGTTTCATATGA